A genomic stretch from Desulfotignum balticum DSM 7044 includes:
- a CDS encoding N-6 DNA methylase produces the protein MSDVVGKLWGFCHTLRHDGIDYGDYIEQLTYLLFLKMSQEKGIDLSSITYEENKRMVTFDCSWNPFVEKSGTELLDAFAHILRALSRQSDLLGDIFAQAMPRFTNPVNLKKIINMIDEEDWSSMEVDVKGAAFEGLLEKSAAEGKKGAGQYFTPRVLIQSVVNVMQPDPRSSKEFTICDPACGTAGFLMVAYEWLMHITKGALERKDVLRIKKQTFYGQELVPRPRRLALMNLFLHGLEPTIYMGDSIYEPDRGERYDCILTNPPFGTKGANQAPVRDDFTVSTSNKQLNFIQHVMTILKPGGRAAMVLPDNVLFADAAGDVIQYLMEDCNVHTLLRLPNGTFTPYSQGVKANVIFFQKGIKTENTWIYDCRTNIPGVTKKDRPLTPDMFTDFETCYGNDPNGRAERKDQGEDGRFRQFSFSHIKERHFNLDISWLKNGNQEDPNSLPEPQLLVAEAITELSACVDELQLILDVIEAEELE, from the coding sequence ATGTCTGATGTTGTCGGTAAGCTATGGGGTTTCTGCCATACCCTGCGCCATGACGGAATCGATTATGGGGATTATATCGAACAATTGACCTATCTGCTTTTCCTGAAAATGTCCCAGGAAAAGGGAATCGATTTATCCAGTATTACATATGAAGAAAATAAAAGGATGGTAACGTTTGACTGTTCATGGAACCCCTTTGTTGAAAAATCGGGTACCGAACTTCTGGATGCCTTTGCTCATATTCTGCGGGCGCTGAGCCGCCAGTCCGATCTTCTGGGAGATATTTTCGCCCAGGCCATGCCGCGCTTTACCAATCCGGTAAATCTGAAAAAAATTATCAACATGATCGATGAAGAGGACTGGTCTTCAATGGAGGTGGATGTCAAAGGGGCCGCATTCGAAGGGCTGCTTGAAAAATCCGCTGCAGAAGGAAAAAAGGGAGCAGGCCAGTACTTTACACCCCGGGTCCTTATCCAGTCTGTTGTCAATGTGATGCAGCCGGACCCACGCAGCAGCAAAGAGTTCACCATCTGCGACCCTGCCTGCGGAACAGCCGGATTTTTGATGGTGGCGTATGAATGGCTCATGCATATTACCAAAGGCGCGCTGGAGCGCAAAGATGTGCTCCGCATTAAAAAACAAACTTTTTACGGCCAAGAGCTGGTTCCCCGTCCCAGGCGGCTCGCCCTGATGAATCTGTTCCTTCACGGCCTTGAACCGACCATTTATATGGGAGACAGCATCTATGAACCGGACCGGGGAGAGCGGTATGACTGTATTCTCACCAATCCGCCGTTTGGTACCAAAGGCGCCAACCAGGCCCCGGTGCGGGATGATTTTACCGTCAGTACCAGCAACAAACAGCTCAATTTCATCCAGCATGTGATGACCATTCTCAAACCCGGCGGCCGGGCCGCAATGGTGCTGCCGGATAATGTGCTGTTTGCCGATGCTGCCGGAGATGTCATCCAGTACCTCATGGAAGACTGCAATGTGCATACGCTGCTGCGCCTGCCCAACGGTACGTTTACGCCCTACAGCCAGGGGGTGAAAGCGAATGTGATATTTTTTCAGAAAGGGATAAAGACCGAAAACACCTGGATCTATGACTGCCGCACCAATATTCCCGGTGTCACCAAAAAAGACCGGCCCCTGACACCGGACATGTTCACCGATTTTGAAACCTGTTATGGAAACGACCCCAACGGCCGGGCAGAACGAAAAGATCAGGGTGAAGACGGCCGTTTCAGGCAGTTTTCATTTTCACATATCAAGGAGAGACATTTCAATTTAGACATCTCATGGCTGAAAAACGGGAACCAAGAAGATCCAAACTCGTTGCCGGAGCCGCAGTTGCTGGTGGCAGAGGCCATTACCGAGCTGAGCGCCTGTGTGGATGAACTGCAGTTGATACTGGATGTGATTGAAGCGGAGGAGCTGGAATGA
- a CDS encoding restriction endonuclease subunit S encodes MTGTLPSNWVSVELSKAVMYGKGKKPKILSEKNREGFVPYINIKAFEKGVIDEYADIRSSRLIDENDILVVWDGARFGLTGMGITGAAGSTLMVLKPVVCNSKYLYSFINRYYSYINSKPKGTGTPHVNPDVFWKLLFPIAPLNEQKRIVAKLDAVIPRIAAVKERLEKIPTILKRFRQSVLTAAVTGKLTEKWRGDHSEVESAEVLLERIKAFRIENAKNNRDLNAITKNLKEGLERLQNKEAPYPLPDTWKYCEINSIGNVYNGSTPSRKVPAYWNGKINWVSSGEVSNTRIKSTREQISQDGFNNASVKLFPKGTVLVAMIGEGKTRGQTAILDIESTCNQNVAAILIDHGCVLPEYLFNWFLMNYERNRNFGSGSGPKALNCQRVREIDFILPPFQEQKEIVRQVDKLFALSDKVEIHYQKARDRVDKLSQSVLAKAFRGELVPQDPNDEPAEKLLERILEEKTKMEAELKGAVRQKRRAPKKNRSKSTSGVKMR; translated from the coding sequence ATGACTGGAACGCTTCCCTCAAATTGGGTTTCTGTGGAGCTGTCAAAAGCTGTAATGTATGGAAAAGGAAAAAAACCTAAAATTTTATCAGAAAAAAATAGAGAAGGCTTTGTTCCATACATTAACATTAAAGCATTTGAAAAAGGAGTTATTGATGAATACGCTGACATTAGATCATCTAGGTTAATCGATGAAAACGATATTCTGGTTGTATGGGACGGTGCCCGGTTTGGCCTTACTGGTATGGGGATAACTGGTGCTGCGGGTTCGACATTAATGGTCTTGAAACCAGTTGTTTGCAATTCAAAATATCTTTATAGCTTTATCAACCGATATTACAGTTATATTAATTCAAAGCCGAAAGGAACCGGTACCCCGCATGTTAATCCGGATGTCTTTTGGAAACTGCTTTTTCCCATAGCCCCCCTTAACGAACAAAAACGCATTGTCGCCAAGCTTGATGCTGTCATACCCCGCATTGCGGCGGTGAAAGAGCGGTTGGAAAAAATACCTACTATCCTGAAACGTTTTCGCCAGTCAGTGCTTACTGCAGCCGTAACAGGAAAATTGACTGAAAAATGGCGAGGAGATCATTCAGAGGTTGAGAGTGCTGAAGTATTGTTGGAGAGGATTAAAGCTTTCAGAATTGAAAATGCAAAAAATAACAGGGATTTAAATGCAATAACTAAAAATCTCAAAGAAGGACTCGAAAGACTTCAAAACAAAGAGGCACCTTACCCGCTCCCTGATACTTGGAAATATTGTGAAATTAATTCTATTGGAAATGTTTATAATGGAAGTACGCCATCACGTAAAGTGCCGGCATATTGGAATGGAAAGATCAATTGGGTGAGTTCTGGTGAGGTTTCAAATACCAGAATAAAATCGACCCGTGAACAGATATCTCAAGATGGTTTTAACAATGCATCAGTTAAACTTTTCCCCAAAGGTACAGTTCTCGTTGCAATGATTGGTGAGGGCAAGACAAGAGGCCAGACTGCTATACTGGATATTGAAAGTACATGTAATCAAAATGTCGCAGCAATCTTAATTGATCATGGCTGTGTTTTGCCAGAGTATCTGTTTAACTGGTTTTTAATGAATTATGAAAGAAATCGAAATTTTGGGAGCGGTTCCGGGCCAAAAGCTTTAAATTGTCAAAGAGTTCGTGAAATTGATTTTATTCTTCCTCCTTTCCAAGAACAAAAAGAAATCGTCAGGCAAGTCGACAAACTCTTTGCCCTGTCAGACAAAGTAGAAATCCATTACCAAAAAGCCAGGGACCGGGTGGACAAGCTGTCCCAATCGGTTCTTGCCAAAGCCTTCCGGGGAGAACTGGTGCCCCAGGATCCCAATGATGAACCAGCAGAAAAACTGCTGGAACGAATTCTGGAAGAAAAAACAAAGATGGAAGCGGAATTGAAAGGGGCTGTCCGGCAAAAACGGAGGGCACCAAAGAAGAATCGTTCAAAATCTACATCCGGTGTGAAAATGAGATAG
- a CDS encoding JAB domain-containing protein: protein MKKIKDIPQFERPREKLLKQGASFLSDQELLAVILGKGTQKDDVLSLSKKIVKIIDTKGLSFTAHDIIKVDGIGTAKASSIAAAFEFVRRRIKPAGMKIQFPADVLPLIQHYADRNQEHFLCVSINGANEVMGIRVVTIGLVNKTHVHPREVFADVISERASAVIVAHNHPQGELSVKCYINIPKIRSKIPIWSA, encoded by the coding sequence ATGAAGAAAATAAAAGACATCCCTCAATTTGAACGTCCCCGGGAAAAACTGCTGAAGCAGGGGGCTTCGTTTCTTTCCGATCAGGAACTGCTGGCGGTGATTCTTGGGAAGGGCACTCAAAAAGACGATGTGCTTTCCTTGTCGAAAAAGATCGTTAAAATTATCGACACAAAAGGACTGTCTTTTACAGCCCATGATATCATCAAAGTGGATGGTATCGGAACGGCAAAAGCGTCATCCATTGCCGCGGCATTTGAATTTGTACGAAGAAGGATCAAGCCGGCGGGCATGAAGATACAATTTCCGGCGGATGTATTGCCGCTGATACAGCACTATGCAGACAGGAACCAGGAACATTTCCTGTGTGTTTCCATCAACGGTGCCAATGAGGTGATGGGCATCCGTGTTGTCACTATCGGTCTTGTAAACAAAACCCATGTCCATCCCAGGGAGGTTTTTGCAGATGTCATTTCCGAAAGGGCATCCGCAGTGATTGTCGCCCATAATCATCCCCAGGGAGAGTTAAGTGTAAAGTGTTACATTAATATCCCAAAAATCCGGTCAAAAATCCCAATTTGGAGTGCCTAA
- a CDS encoding JAB domain-containing protein: MGCESDNLQLRPSAEDIQITKQLNEAAKILGLSFLDHIIFNTRGYYSFAEKDEI, encoded by the coding sequence TTGGGATGCGAAAGTGACAATCTACAGTTAAGGCCAAGTGCTGAAGATATTCAAATTACAAAGCAGTTGAATGAGGCGGCAAAAATATTGGGATTGAGTTTTTTAGACCATATCATATTCAATACCAGAGGATATTATTCATTTGCAGAAAAAGATGAGATATAG